A single Acidobacteriota bacterium DNA region contains:
- the nth gene encoding endonuclease III: MTDDQRTAIFTRLRAENPEPTTELDFGTPFELLIAVVLSAQATDVGVNRATTRLFPVARTPAAMLELGLDRLKDYIRTIGLFNTKAENILKTCRILLDEHGGEVPRRREALEALPGVGRKTANVVLNTAFGEPTIAVDTHIFRVSNRTGIASGKTPRKVEDALLDSVPDAFKRGAHHWLILHGRYVCTARRPRCAECAIEDLCEFEDKDWTQPGK; this comes from the coding sequence ATGACCGACGACCAACGCACCGCGATCTTCACCCGCCTGCGTGCAGAGAATCCCGAGCCGACCACCGAGCTCGACTTCGGGACCCCCTTCGAGTTGCTGATCGCCGTGGTGCTTTCCGCCCAGGCAACGGACGTGGGTGTGAATCGGGCGACGACGAGGCTCTTCCCCGTTGCCCGCACGCCCGCCGCCATGCTGGAGCTGGGCCTGGACCGGCTCAAGGACTACATACGCACCATCGGCCTCTTCAACACCAAGGCCGAGAACATCCTGAAGACCTGCCGGATTCTCCTCGACGAGCACGGCGGCGAGGTGCCCCGGCGGCGCGAGGCCTTGGAAGCGCTGCCCGGCGTCGGCCGCAAGACCGCCAACGTCGTTCTGAACACCGCCTTCGGCGAGCCGACCATCGCCGTCGACACGCATATCTTCCGCGTGTCCAACCGCACGGGAATCGCCTCCGGCAAGACGCCCCGCAAGGTGGAGGACGCGCTGCTGGACTCGGTGCCCGACGCCTTCAAGCGCGGCGCCCACCACTGGCTGATCCTGCACGGCCGCTACGTCTGCACGGCACGCCGGCCACGCTGCGCGGAGTGCGCGATCGAGGATCTTTGCGAGTTCGAAGACAAGGACTGGACGCAGCCCGGGAAGTGA
- the hflK gene encoding FtsH protease activity modulator HflK, which translates to MDQVPNIPIDVSRVRLPRFPRGAATAAAALIVAAVVAFGALYQVQPEEVGVVLRFGRYVRATDPGLRAKIPFAETVLKVPVQRQLKQEFGFRTMEPGIRTQYAAFDRNATEESVMLTGDLNVAVVEWIVQYRVADPYLYLFKVRNLEDTFRAMNEAIMREVVGDRTVTEVLTVGRQEIESRVEGRLQDLANQYEMGITIDQVVLQDVNPPDPVKPSWDEVNQAQQQRDRMINEARAEYNRVIPRARGEAEQTVLQAEGYALDRVNRAEGEATRFEAVQAAYRLAPDVTRRRLYLETMQRILPRVGRKLYVDEDATGVLPLLSLDGATPRRAAQNTTPVGAGGGQ; encoded by the coding sequence ATGGACCAAGTACCCAACATCCCCATCGACGTCTCGCGGGTGCGCCTGCCGCGCTTTCCGCGGGGCGCCGCCACGGCGGCCGCCGCGCTGATCGTGGCCGCCGTCGTCGCCTTCGGCGCGCTGTACCAGGTGCAGCCGGAGGAAGTCGGCGTCGTGCTCCGGTTCGGACGCTACGTGCGCGCCACCGACCCGGGCCTGCGCGCCAAGATCCCGTTCGCCGAAACCGTGCTCAAGGTGCCCGTGCAACGGCAGCTCAAACAGGAGTTCGGATTCCGGACCATGGAACCGGGCATCCGCACGCAGTACGCCGCCTTCGACCGTAACGCCACCGAGGAGTCCGTGATGCTGACGGGCGACCTCAACGTGGCGGTGGTCGAGTGGATCGTGCAGTACCGCGTCGCCGACCCGTATCTCTACCTCTTCAAGGTGCGCAACCTCGAGGACACCTTCCGCGCCATGAACGAGGCGATCATGCGCGAGGTGGTCGGGGACCGGACGGTCACCGAGGTGCTGACGGTCGGACGCCAGGAGATCGAGTCCAGGGTCGAGGGACGTCTGCAGGACCTCGCCAACCAGTACGAGATGGGCATCACCATCGACCAGGTGGTGCTGCAGGACGTCAACCCGCCGGATCCCGTCAAGCCGTCGTGGGACGAGGTCAACCAGGCCCAGCAGCAGCGCGACCGGATGATCAACGAGGCGCGGGCCGAGTACAACCGCGTCATTCCACGGGCACGGGGCGAGGCCGAGCAGACCGTGCTGCAGGCCGAGGGCTACGCGCTCGACCGGGTCAACCGGGCCGAGGGCGAGGCGACCCGCTTCGAGGCGGTTCAGGCCGCCTACCGCCTGGCTCCCGACGTGACGCGGCGCCGGCTCTACCTGGAGACGATGCAGCGCATCCTGCCGCGGGTGGGCCGGAAGCTCTACGTCGATGAGGACGCGACCGGCGTCCTGCCGTTGCTGTCGCTCGACGGCGCGACACCGCGCCGTGCTGCCCAGAACACGACGCCCGTGGGGGCCGGAGGTGGACAATGA
- the hflC gene encoding protease modulator HflC — protein sequence MSRNALSLVIVFAALVIVGQAAYTVSETEQVIITQFGEPVGDPVVAPGLHFKIPFIQRSNFFEKRFLEWDGNPNQVPTRDKRFIWVDTYARWRIVDPLLFFQRLRDERGAQSRLDDILDGETRNAVARHDLIELVRSSNRDPADVLIESEEEEAILEQIERGRLEVTRTILDTAAGRTADLGIELLDFRFKRINYVEEVQQDVFARMIAERQRIAEEFRSEGQGESARIHGERERELAQIQSAAYRRAEELRGEADANATRIYADAYNRDEDFYAFTKSLETYEATMDTETLFILGTDSELLRFLERTR from the coding sequence ATGAGCAGGAACGCACTCTCTCTCGTGATCGTCTTCGCGGCGCTCGTGATCGTCGGCCAGGCCGCCTACACGGTGAGCGAGACCGAGCAGGTAATCATCACGCAGTTCGGGGAACCGGTCGGCGACCCGGTGGTCGCCCCCGGGCTGCACTTCAAGATCCCGTTCATTCAGCGCAGCAACTTCTTCGAGAAGCGCTTCCTGGAGTGGGACGGCAATCCGAACCAGGTGCCGACCCGCGACAAGCGTTTCATCTGGGTCGACACCTACGCCCGGTGGCGCATCGTCGATCCGCTGCTCTTCTTCCAGCGCCTGCGCGACGAGCGCGGGGCGCAGTCGCGGCTCGACGACATCCTCGACGGGGAGACCCGCAACGCGGTCGCGCGCCACGACCTGATCGAGCTCGTGCGCAGCAGCAACCGCGATCCGGCCGACGTGCTGATCGAGTCGGAGGAGGAAGAGGCCATTCTCGAGCAGATCGAGCGCGGCCGGCTGGAAGTGACCCGCACGATTCTGGACACCGCCGCGGGGCGCACCGCCGACCTCGGCATCGAGCTGCTCGACTTTCGCTTCAAGCGGATCAACTACGTCGAGGAGGTCCAGCAGGACGTCTTCGCGCGGATGATCGCCGAGCGGCAGCGGATCGCCGAGGAGTTCCGGTCGGAGGGCCAGGGCGAGTCGGCCCGCATCCACGGCGAGCGCGAGCGCGAGCTGGCCCAGATCCAGTCCGCGGCCTACCGCCGGGCCGAGGAGCTGCGGGGCGAGGCCGACGCCAACGCCACCCGCATCTACGCCGACGCCTACAACCGCGACGAGGACTTCTACGCGTTCACCAAATCGCTGGAAACCTACGAGGCGACCATGGATACCGAGACGCTGTTCATTCTGGGGACCGACAGCGAGCTGCTCCGGTTCCTGGAGCGGACGCGCTGA
- a CDS encoding integrase: MALMLSKTYDAFKAAGAPEDKAREAAEEIAGFEDRLSNIESDVKLLKWIAGFNVALSMAILALLLRLVAG; encoded by the coding sequence ATGGCGCTGATGCTGTCGAAGACCTACGACGCATTCAAGGCCGCCGGCGCGCCGGAGGACAAGGCCCGCGAGGCTGCCGAAGAGATCGCGGGCTTCGAAGACCGGCTTTCCAACATCGAGTCCGATGTGAAGCTCTTGAAATGGATCGCCGGGTTCAACGTCGCGCTGTCCATGGCGATCCTCGCCCTTCTCCTGCGTCTGGTCGCCGGCTGA